Proteins found in one Pelobacter seleniigenes DSM 18267 genomic segment:
- a CDS encoding YdgA family protein gives MKKVLLGVLIIIVIGLVSAPFISGLIVENTLYNQLDHLNARYADHPFAPKIVITRYDRGFSSSEIEWTMVLPDLQGVEGISPLVFVEKVKHGYLGASSTTSLDRNGWYHDFVSKELDGKDPLTISTEYQLLSGGTVTMSVEPFELVDSQDTHLSIKPAKLVVKCDRNIDNIETDGIFEGFIVADVVEVKNISLHSNMQQTSSLFMAGTSSYGIEQIAVNGPEPVIVSDLKGRSAIGFDETTRNMSVKSEVSVAQITTGEDKIADLRLDMGVNHLDAAAFENFYRVYVEVLSDAMANLATVQGNPEQAKAMMQQQMAFAGMRLAGEFEKLLKKDLQITIDKLHVTLPQGEIDGNFALGLKKDLSMVDFIALGQQPQMIVDQFAFASNLSLPDGLIANQNPLLVPVIPGMQGGFFEQSGDKLVHKAEIKDRKLLLNGKELVLSRQ, from the coding sequence ATGAAAAAAGTACTTCTCGGCGTCCTGATTATTATCGTCATCGGCTTGGTGAGCGCTCCTTTTATCAGCGGCCTGATTGTAGAAAATACGCTCTACAACCAGCTGGATCATCTCAATGCGCGCTACGCTGATCATCCCTTTGCCCCTAAAATTGTCATTACCCGTTACGATCGCGGTTTCTCCTCATCGGAAATCGAATGGACCATGGTCTTGCCGGATCTTCAGGGCGTTGAGGGCATCTCTCCGCTGGTTTTTGTCGAGAAGGTCAAGCATGGCTATCTGGGAGCATCTTCTACGACCAGTCTGGACCGGAACGGCTGGTATCACGATTTTGTCAGCAAAGAGCTGGATGGCAAAGACCCCCTGACCATCAGTACCGAATATCAGTTGCTCAGCGGGGGGACTGTGACCATGTCAGTCGAGCCTTTTGAGCTGGTTGACAGTCAGGATACCCATCTTTCCATCAAGCCCGCTAAGTTGGTCGTCAAGTGCGATCGTAATATAGATAATATCGAAACGGATGGCATCTTTGAGGGGTTTATTGTAGCCGATGTCGTTGAGGTGAAAAATATATCGTTGCATTCCAATATGCAGCAAACCTCCAGTCTTTTCATGGCCGGGACCTCGTCATATGGCATTGAACAGATTGCGGTCAATGGGCCCGAACCCGTGATCGTTTCCGACCTGAAAGGACGCTCAGCCATCGGTTTTGATGAGACAACCAGGAACATGTCTGTTAAAAGTGAAGTGAGCGTTGCTCAGATCACGACCGGTGAAGATAAAATCGCCGATCTGCGTCTCGACATGGGCGTTAACCATCTTGATGCCGCTGCCTTCGAAAATTTCTACAGGGTTTATGTGGAGGTCCTCAGCGACGCCATGGCAAACCTCGCCACCGTTCAGGGCAATCCGGAACAGGCAAAAGCCATGATGCAGCAGCAGATGGCCTTTGCCGGGATGCGCTTGGCCGGCGAATTTGAAAAACTGCTGAAAAAGGATCTGCAGATTACAATCGACAAGCTGCATGTGACTTTGCCGCAAGGAGAGATCGACGGTAATTTTGCCCTCGGGCTGAAAAAAGATCTGTCCATGGTCGATTTTATCGCCCTGGGCCAGCAGCCGCAGATGATCGTCGACCAGTTTGCCTTTGCTTCGAACCTGTCTCTTCCTGACGGGTTGATTGCGAACCAGAACCCACTTCTGGTGCCGGTGATTCCCGGTATGCAAGGTGGCTTTTTTGAACAGAGCGGCGACAAATTGGTGCATAAGGCGGAAATCAAGGACCGCAAACTGCTTCTTAACGGCAAAGAGTTGGTTTTGTCCCGGCAGTAA
- a CDS encoding peroxiredoxin gives MDVPKLPLLGDQFPSLTVQTTQGPMTLPDDFAGQWFVLFSHPADFTPVCTSEFVAFQERYEAFRKLDCALIGLSVDQIFCHIKWIEWIQEHLDVEIQFPVIAANDSLALQLGMLHPGMGTQTVRAVFIVDPQGYVRLLLYYPMEIGRNIDEILRAVKALRISDQQGAVPADWPNNSLIGDRIIIPPPLDVSGAAEAKQSADCYDWWFCHKPLE, from the coding sequence ATGGACGTACCCAAGCTCCCCCTGCTCGGTGATCAGTTCCCCTCTTTGACGGTCCAGACAACTCAGGGACCTATGACGCTGCCGGATGATTTTGCCGGGCAGTGGTTTGTGCTGTTCAGCCATCCAGCAGATTTCACGCCGGTCTGTACCTCTGAGTTTGTCGCTTTTCAGGAACGCTATGAGGCCTTTCGGAAATTGGACTGTGCCCTGATTGGACTATCCGTCGATCAGATCTTCTGTCATATCAAATGGATCGAATGGATTCAGGAGCACCTGGACGTGGAGATCCAGTTTCCCGTTATCGCCGCCAATGATTCCCTGGCCCTGCAACTGGGAATGCTCCATCCGGGCATGGGAACCCAGACCGTCAGGGCGGTCTTTATCGTTGACCCACAGGGATATGTACGTTTGTTGCTCTACTATCCCATGGAAATCGGTCGCAATATTGATGAAATTCTACGGGCGGTCAAAGCATTGCGCATCTCTGACCAGCAGGGGGCTGTGCCGGCCGACTGGCCCAACAACAGCCTGATCGGCGATCGCATCATAATTCCGCCACCTCTGGATGTCAGCGGCGCAGCCGAGGCGAAACAATCTGCGGATTGTTACGACTGGTGGTTCTGTCATAAACCTTTGGAGTAA
- a CDS encoding UxaA family hydrolase has translation MVKITRIDSADNVAVTYAELPAGTLVEVPGMEPFAVNDDIPVGHKLALQEIPVGAQVTKYGASIGFASQAISKGGHVHTHNVKTGLSDKQSYHYRPVAAVAEQFEWQQAQPLQVYRRSNGRVGIRNELWVIPTVGCVNGIADNIIKAFKAEADRSGVDGIYHFPHPYGCSQLGGDHERTKVMLQNIALHPNCGGVLILGLGCENNQIETFRKTLPAGADESRFRYLIAQDVSDEVDAGVALLEELYALATQDRREAGSWEDIVIGLECGGSDAFSGLTANPLIGRVSDYVVSRGGSTVLTEVPEMFGAEHILMEQCRNAEVFAKTVAMINDFKEYYLAHDQPIYENPSPGNKAGGITTLEDKSLGCTRKAGKSPVVDVIKMDERVVEPGLNLLYSPGNDIVATTALGAAGCQLVLFSTGRGTPLGGFIPTVKIATNTPLAEKKKNWIDFNAGALADPTADPDQVLSDFLTEIVAIINGKPTSAEFRNSRDIAIFKTGVTL, from the coding sequence ATGGTTAAGATCACCAGAATTGACAGCGCCGACAATGTGGCTGTGACCTACGCTGAGTTGCCTGCCGGGACCCTGGTCGAGGTGCCCGGGATGGAACCCTTTGCCGTGAACGATGATATTCCTGTGGGGCATAAGCTGGCCCTGCAGGAGATCCCGGTCGGTGCTCAGGTCACCAAGTATGGCGCTTCCATCGGTTTTGCCAGCCAGGCAATAAGCAAAGGCGGGCATGTTCATACCCACAATGTCAAAACCGGGCTGTCCGATAAGCAGAGCTATCATTATCGGCCAGTCGCTGCCGTTGCCGAGCAGTTCGAGTGGCAACAGGCGCAACCGCTGCAGGTTTACCGACGCAGCAATGGCCGGGTAGGGATCCGTAATGAATTGTGGGTGATCCCGACGGTCGGGTGCGTCAACGGCATTGCCGATAACATCATCAAGGCGTTCAAAGCCGAAGCCGACCGTAGCGGAGTTGACGGGATTTACCACTTTCCGCACCCTTACGGCTGTTCCCAGCTAGGTGGCGACCATGAACGGACCAAGGTCATGCTGCAGAATATCGCCTTGCATCCCAACTGCGGCGGCGTATTGATCCTGGGTTTGGGGTGTGAGAACAACCAGATTGAAACCTTTCGCAAAACCCTGCCTGCAGGAGCGGATGAAAGCCGCTTTCGCTATCTGATTGCGCAGGACGTTAGCGATGAGGTGGACGCCGGGGTGGCCCTGCTTGAAGAGCTTTATGCGCTGGCCACTCAGGACCGGCGCGAAGCCGGCAGCTGGGAGGATATTGTCATCGGCCTTGAATGCGGCGGCTCCGATGCCTTTTCCGGTTTGACCGCCAATCCCCTGATCGGCCGGGTATCGGATTATGTGGTGAGCCGTGGCGGCAGCACCGTGCTGACCGAGGTGCCGGAAATGTTCGGCGCCGAGCACATCCTGATGGAACAGTGCCGGAACGCCGAGGTGTTTGCAAAAACCGTAGCCATGATCAACGATTTCAAAGAGTACTATCTGGCGCACGACCAGCCGATTTACGAAAACCCTTCACCGGGGAACAAGGCCGGCGGTATTACCACCCTGGAAGACAAGTCCCTGGGTTGCACCCGCAAAGCCGGGAAATCACCGGTGGTCGATGTCATCAAAATGGATGAGCGGGTGGTCGAGCCGGGGCTGAATCTGCTCTATTCGCCGGGCAACGATATCGTCGCGACGACCGCTCTCGGAGCGGCCGGGTGTCAGCTGGTCCTGTTTTCCACTGGCCGGGGGACGCCTTTGGGCGGATTTATCCCCACCGTCAAGATTGCGACCAATACCCCCCTGGCTGAGAAGAAAAAGAACTGGATCGACTTCAATGCCGGCGCCCTGGCTGACCCGACCGCTGATCCGGACCAGGTGTTGAGTGATTTTTTGACCGAGATCGTTGCCATCATTAATGGTAAGCCAACCTCGGCGGAATTCCGCAATAGCCGTGACATTGCCATCTTTAAAACCGGAGTGACGTTGTAG
- a CDS encoding chemotaxis protein CheW, giving the protein MTTIPAAAEVLSIDQDSMDGMYLTFELAGENYGLEIRHVIEIIGVQPVIWIPDMPEHVIGVLNLRGKVFPIIDVRLRFQMEPRAFDDRTCIIVVNIDGNSVGLVVDKVNEVVDIPASDIEPPPTNGNRKNLYIQGMGRMAQNVTILLNIERLINDEESQVEELETVTA; this is encoded by the coding sequence ATGACGACAATACCAGCGGCGGCCGAAGTGCTGTCTATCGATCAGGACAGCATGGACGGGATGTATCTGACCTTTGAATTGGCCGGGGAGAATTACGGCCTGGAAATCCGCCATGTTATCGAGATTATCGGCGTTCAGCCGGTCATCTGGATCCCCGACATGCCGGAACATGTTATCGGGGTGCTTAACCTGCGTGGCAAAGTTTTTCCGATTATCGATGTCCGCCTGCGTTTTCAGATGGAGCCGAGGGCCTTTGATGACCGAACCTGTATCATTGTCGTCAACATTGACGGGAACTCGGTTGGGCTGGTGGTCGACAAGGTCAATGAAGTGGTTGATATTCCGGCAAGCGACATCGAACCGCCGCCGACGAACGGAAATCGCAAGAACCTTTATATTCAGGGAATGGGCAGAATGGCACAGAATGTCACGATCCTGCTGAATATTGAACGACTGATCAATGATGAAGAGAGCCAGGTCGAAGAGCTGGAGACTGTCACGGCCTGA
- a CDS encoding flotillin family protein → MSFFVFDYWVLPVIAFLILVVSTLMFLASRYKRCPSDKILVIYGKVGVGQSARCVHGGGALIWPLIQDYSYMSLTPMTIPIPLQKALSLQNIRINVPSTFTVGISTQPEIMNAAAERLLNLSQGEIEEMAREIIFGQLRLTVASLTIEQINQDRESFLESIRKNVAPELNKIGLYLINVNITDITDESGYIDSIGKKAASEAINQAKVDVAEQDKKGAIGEAEATREKTIRVAENVAESEKGKKQAEADQRVFVQQQETHATIGEAEANREKEIRVAENVAESEKGKKKAEADQRIYVQSQEAQAIEGENQAKADIAAYNAQLAVKQAEALQRGEVAKREAEVEIQKAQAKAEQERLTAAEIVRQTIDKQKVEIAAEAEAEKTRREARGVADAILLKYQAEAEGIRKVLDSKAAGYLELVKGCNGDAKAVATLLMTEKIEKIVEMQVEAIRNIKIDKVTVWDGGKDGSSTANFLSGLVKSLPPLHEVAGMAGIELPKYLGEVTEPESQTEKPA, encoded by the coding sequence ATGTCGTTTTTTGTCTTTGATTACTGGGTTCTCCCGGTCATCGCGTTCTTAATTCTGGTCGTATCGACCCTGATGTTTCTGGCCTCACGCTATAAACGTTGTCCGTCCGATAAGATTCTGGTGATTTACGGAAAGGTTGGAGTCGGCCAGTCGGCCCGTTGCGTCCACGGTGGCGGCGCGCTGATCTGGCCGTTGATTCAGGATTATTCCTACATGTCATTAACGCCGATGACGATTCCCATTCCTCTGCAGAAGGCGCTGTCCCTGCAGAACATCCGCATCAATGTCCCTTCGACTTTTACCGTCGGCATCAGCACCCAACCGGAGATCATGAACGCTGCTGCAGAACGGCTGCTCAATCTCTCCCAGGGGGAGATCGAGGAGATGGCGCGGGAGATCATCTTCGGCCAACTGCGGCTGACCGTTGCATCATTGACCATCGAGCAGATCAATCAGGACCGGGAGAGCTTTCTCGAGTCGATTCGCAAGAATGTCGCGCCCGAACTGAACAAAATCGGCCTCTACCTGATCAACGTCAATATTACCGATATCACCGACGAGTCGGGCTATATTGATTCGATCGGTAAAAAAGCGGCCTCTGAGGCGATCAATCAGGCCAAAGTCGATGTCGCCGAGCAGGATAAAAAAGGTGCTATCGGCGAGGCCGAAGCGACCCGCGAGAAAACCATCCGGGTGGCGGAGAATGTCGCTGAGTCCGAAAAAGGGAAGAAACAAGCCGAGGCGGATCAGCGGGTTTTTGTGCAGCAGCAGGAGACTCACGCGACCATCGGCGAGGCCGAGGCCAATCGGGAGAAAGAGATCCGCGTTGCTGAGAATGTTGCCGAGTCGGAAAAAGGTAAAAAGAAAGCCGAGGCTGACCAGCGGATCTATGTGCAGAGTCAGGAAGCCCAGGCGATCGAAGGTGAAAACCAGGCCAAGGCGGATATCGCTGCTTATAACGCTCAACTTGCCGTCAAGCAGGCCGAGGCGTTGCAGCGCGGCGAGGTGGCTAAACGCGAGGCCGAGGTGGAGATTCAAAAGGCTCAGGCCAAGGCCGAGCAGGAACGGTTGACCGCCGCCGAGATCGTGCGGCAGACCATCGACAAACAGAAGGTGGAGATTGCGGCCGAAGCCGAGGCCGAGAAGACTCGCCGCGAGGCCAGGGGGGTTGCCGACGCTATTCTGCTCAAGTACCAGGCCGAAGCCGAAGGTATCCGCAAGGTGCTCGACAGCAAGGCCGCCGGTTATCTGGAACTGGTGAAGGGGTGCAACGGCGACGCCAAGGCTGTCGCAACCCTGCTGATGACCGAGAAGATTGAGAAAATTGTCGAGATGCAGGTCGAAGCGATCCGAAATATAAAGATCGACAAGGTCACGGTCTGGGATGGCGGCAAAGATGGCTCTTCCACAGCCAACTTTCTTTCCGGGCTGGTCAAGAGCCTGCCGCCACTGCATGAGGTCGCCGGGATGGCCGGCATTGAACTGCCGAAATATCTTGGCGAGGTTACTGAGCCTGAGAGCCAGACCGAAAAGCCAGCTTGA
- a CDS encoding TRAP transporter large permease, with translation MTPEFTFCLISLFVLAGIGTPIAYSILLSAFVYLAAGGQSIGVAGKILMDGLNQSFVLLAVPLFIVAANIMNSGTISDRLLNFCVALVGRFRGGLGHVNIVASLIFSGMSGSAVADAAGIGKIIIDMMTRDGRYPRGYAAAITAASATIGPIIPPSIPMVLYALVSNASIGYLFLGGIIPGLFMGLVLMIMNGWIAHKRNFALEKTVPLRELPKHTLDAFPALIMPAILLYGIYGGVATPTEAAAIAAAYALLLSVFLYRVMKVKTLYRILVESARSSAAVGIVIGGALILNYIVASENIPDQVAHTMVGLNVPPLAFLIGVNILILLLGCVLDASTIILVIIPLFLPTCTNLGIDLVHFGVVAVVNCMIGLITPPYGILLFVLNAITRIPLAEIIREVWLFLAVLVLALLVLILFPSATLWLPRVFGYAG, from the coding sequence ATGACCCCTGAATTCACCTTTTGCCTGATATCACTTTTCGTACTCGCCGGGATCGGTACGCCGATTGCCTACTCGATTCTGCTCTCCGCCTTTGTCTATCTTGCCGCAGGCGGGCAATCCATCGGTGTCGCCGGAAAAATTCTTATGGACGGCCTCAACCAGAGCTTTGTTCTGCTGGCGGTGCCGCTCTTCATCGTTGCCGCCAACATCATGAACTCAGGGACCATCAGCGATCGGTTGTTGAACTTCTGCGTCGCGCTGGTCGGCAGGTTTCGTGGCGGCCTCGGTCACGTCAATATCGTTGCTTCGCTGATCTTTTCGGGGATGTCCGGGTCAGCGGTCGCCGATGCTGCGGGGATCGGCAAAATCATCATCGACATGATGACCAGGGACGGGCGCTACCCGCGCGGCTACGCTGCAGCCATCACTGCGGCCTCGGCAACCATCGGACCAATCATCCCCCCCTCGATTCCCATGGTGCTCTATGCGCTGGTTTCCAACGCGTCCATCGGCTATCTGTTTTTAGGGGGGATCATTCCCGGGCTGTTCATGGGGCTGGTGCTGATGATCATGAACGGCTGGATTGCACATAAGCGCAACTTTGCCCTCGAGAAGACCGTGCCGTTGCGTGAACTGCCCAAACATACCCTCGACGCCTTCCCCGCGCTGATCATGCCGGCGATTCTGCTTTACGGAATCTACGGCGGGGTGGCCACCCCCACCGAAGCGGCAGCCATTGCCGCCGCTTATGCGTTGCTGCTGTCGGTCTTCCTCTATCGGGTCATGAAGGTCAAGACACTCTACCGGATCCTGGTCGAAAGCGCCCGTTCATCGGCGGCGGTGGGCATTGTCATCGGTGGCGCCCTGATCCTGAATTACATTGTCGCCTCCGAGAACATTCCCGACCAGGTCGCCCATACCATGGTCGGCCTGAATGTGCCGCCCCTGGCGTTCCTGATCGGGGTTAACATTCTCATTCTGTTACTCGGCTGCGTGTTGGATGCGTCAACCATCATCCTGGTCATCATTCCGCTGTTTTTACCCACCTGCACCAATCTCGGTATCGACCTGGTCCATTTCGGCGTGGTTGCCGTGGTCAACTGCATGATTGGTCTGATCACCCCGCCCTACGGCATCCTGCTGTTTGTGCTCAATGCGATTACCCGGATTCCGCTGGCGGAAATCATCCGCGAGGTGTGGCTCTTCCTGGCCGTGCTGGTTCTTGCCCTGCTCGTGCTGATCCTGTTTCCAAGCGCAACACTCTGGTTGCCACGGGTGTTCGGTTATGCAGGTTAA
- a CDS encoding VOC family protein produces MKIESIDHLVLTVRDIDASCAFYERVLGMEVVIFGAGRKALAFGRQKINLHQYHQEFEPKAQVPTPGSEDLCFITTTPIPEVLEQLYAQNIDVLEGPVRRTGAVGPILSVYCRDPDGNLVEIANYEGE; encoded by the coding sequence GTGAAAATCGAGTCCATCGATCATCTTGTCTTGACGGTCAGGGATATTGACGCCAGCTGTGCTTTTTATGAACGGGTGCTCGGGATGGAGGTTGTCATCTTCGGGGCCGGGCGCAAGGCTCTGGCCTTTGGAAGGCAGAAGATCAACCTGCATCAGTATCACCAGGAGTTTGAGCCGAAAGCACAAGTTCCGACCCCCGGTTCGGAAGATCTCTGTTTTATCACCACCACACCGATCCCTGAGGTCTTGGAGCAGTTGTACGCACAAAACATCGATGTTCTGGAGGGCCCAGTGCGCAGAACCGGAGCCGTGGGGCCGATCCTGTCGGTTTACTGCCGCGATCCAGACGGGAACCTTGTTGAGATCGCAAACTATGAGGGGGAATAA
- a CDS encoding NfeD family protein — MSHFNGIELFFLICAVIGGFFVGVKLVLQFFGGDVETDFDTDIEIDQGGGHVDSDVGFKVLSLHSLSSFLMMFGLVGLALYRQSQVGFAFSVVGGSVAGLAAVWVIGKLFRAAARLQSSGTLPTVMALGSTGSVYLTIPAQGSGRVSVSFQNRLREFDAVSADGQAIPTGIAIKVVRVNGNVLVVEPL, encoded by the coding sequence ATGAGTCATTTTAACGGCATCGAGTTGTTTTTTTTGATCTGTGCGGTGATCGGTGGATTCTTTGTCGGGGTCAAGTTGGTCCTGCAATTTTTCGGTGGTGATGTCGAGACGGATTTCGATACCGATATCGAGATCGATCAAGGTGGCGGTCACGTTGATTCGGATGTTGGTTTCAAAGTTCTTTCTCTGCACAGCCTGTCCTCATTTCTGATGATGTTCGGCTTGGTCGGATTGGCCCTTTACCGGCAGAGCCAGGTGGGGTTTGCCTTTTCTGTGGTTGGTGGTTCGGTTGCCGGGCTGGCCGCCGTCTGGGTGATCGGTAAGCTCTTCCGGGCGGCCGCTCGACTGCAATCGAGCGGCACTCTGCCGACGGTCATGGCGCTTGGCAGTACCGGATCTGTCTATTTGACCATTCCGGCGCAGGGCTCTGGGCGGGTCAGTGTCAGTTTTCAAAACCGCCTGCGCGAATTTGATGCCGTTTCGGCTGATGGCCAGGCAATCCCGACTGGCATAGCGATCAAGGTGGTGCGGGTCAATGGCAATGTTCTGGTTGTTGAGCCACTTTAA
- a CDS encoding ribokinase, whose protein sequence is MSITVFGSLNMDLTAYVATLPRPGATAHAQNYTIGLGGKGANQAVAAQRLSEQPVRLVAAIGADAFGIRAQELLAGFKVSTEQLRIMPEEDTGIALIHVDANAQNTITVVGGANLAWPDEGPDPAVFRATRIALFQLETPLPATLAAMQQARNAGAGIILDPAPAPDQTGDAEIQSLLELADIVTPNESEAESLTGLTVADRRGALQAAHALRARGAAAVVVKRGVQGLVYVDKDWHEGEISAFKVATVDSVGAGDCFNGALAVALTEGRPFQEALHFAAAAAALSTEKPGAAAAAPERTQVESLLRKKLSV, encoded by the coding sequence ATGAGTATCACGGTATTCGGCTCACTCAATATGGACCTGACCGCTTATGTGGCAACACTGCCCCGGCCGGGGGCCACCGCCCATGCTCAAAACTACACAATCGGCCTGGGCGGCAAAGGGGCCAACCAGGCGGTCGCCGCGCAGCGTTTGAGTGAACAACCGGTCCGGCTGGTGGCTGCAATCGGCGCCGATGCTTTCGGAATCAGGGCGCAAGAGCTGTTAGCCGGGTTCAAGGTGTCCACCGAACAGCTCCGCATTATGCCGGAAGAAGACACCGGGATCGCGCTGATCCATGTCGACGCAAATGCTCAGAATACCATCACCGTGGTCGGCGGAGCCAATCTGGCCTGGCCCGACGAGGGGCCTGATCCGGCGGTTTTCAGGGCAACCAGGATAGCTCTGTTTCAATTGGAGACGCCGCTTCCAGCCACTCTTGCGGCCATGCAGCAGGCCCGCAACGCAGGGGCAGGAATTATCCTTGATCCGGCACCTGCTCCGGATCAAACCGGGGACGCTGAGATTCAATCCTTGTTGGAGCTGGCCGACATCGTGACCCCAAATGAAAGCGAAGCGGAATCACTGACCGGGCTTACAGTGGCAGATCGGCGCGGGGCGTTGCAGGCAGCCCACGCCCTGCGTGCCCGTGGCGCTGCTGCGGTTGTTGTCAAGCGCGGTGTCCAAGGGCTGGTCTATGTCGACAAGGATTGGCACGAAGGCGAGATATCGGCATTTAAGGTTGCAACGGTCGATTCCGTTGGTGCCGGCGACTGTTTCAACGGCGCCCTGGCCGTGGCCCTGACCGAAGGTCGCCCGTTCCAGGAGGCTTTGCACTTCGCCGCGGCGGCAGCCGCCCTGTCCACGGAGAAACCGGGCGCAGCGGCAGCCGCCCCGGAACGCACTCAGGTTGAAAGCCTGTTGAGAAAAAAACTGTCCGTTTAA
- a CDS encoding dihydrodipicolinate synthase family protein produces MTGSITGIIPVMITPFTADNHIDWPAYERLINWYIDNGAEALFAVCQSSEMYYLSLEERLELARFTVKTVQNRVPVVASGHISEHLAEQCTELAAMADSGVDGLILVTNRLAAPDSASQQLRTHLDRLLAALPKDLQLGLYECPAPYRRLLTDQELEYCAQTGRFVLLKDVSCDLSTVKRRIALTKDTPLTINNANAAIAWPALQAGAAGFCGVMNNVHPDLYRWLQDHGSRHPNLAEELATFLVLAAMSETMGYPKLAKIYHQRIGTFEHDHSRAVPYDVREKHWAFDEILTRIELGTEHFRSRISRLGGSK; encoded by the coding sequence GTGACTGGTTCCATTACCGGCATCATTCCCGTCATGATCACCCCATTTACGGCGGACAATCACATTGACTGGCCCGCTTACGAACGTTTGATCAACTGGTATATCGACAACGGTGCAGAGGCCCTGTTTGCAGTCTGTCAGTCGTCGGAGATGTACTATCTCTCGCTGGAAGAGCGTCTGGAACTGGCAAGATTCACGGTCAAAACCGTACAGAACCGGGTCCCGGTCGTCGCCTCCGGCCATATTTCCGAACACCTGGCCGAGCAATGTACCGAACTGGCCGCCATGGCTGACAGCGGAGTCGACGGCCTGATTCTGGTCACCAACCGGCTGGCTGCTCCAGACAGCGCCAGCCAGCAGTTACGCACCCATCTCGACAGGCTGCTGGCTGCTTTGCCGAAGGATTTACAGCTCGGCCTTTACGAATGTCCAGCCCCTTATCGGCGCCTGCTGACCGATCAGGAACTCGAATACTGCGCGCAGACCGGCCGTTTTGTCCTGCTTAAAGACGTCTCCTGCGACCTGTCGACCGTTAAACGCCGGATCGCCTTGACCAAGGACACGCCCCTGACCATCAACAACGCCAACGCCGCCATTGCCTGGCCCGCTCTGCAGGCCGGCGCAGCAGGATTCTGCGGGGTGATGAACAATGTTCACCCCGATCTTTATCGCTGGCTGCAGGATCATGGCTCCCGTCATCCCAACCTGGCTGAGGAATTGGCTACTTTTTTGGTCCTGGCAGCAATGAGCGAAACCATGGGTTACCCGAAACTGGCCAAGATTTATCACCAGCGCATCGGCACCTTCGAGCACGATCACAGCCGTGCAGTTCCCTATGATGTCCGCGAAAAGCACTGGGCCTTTGATGAAATTCTGACCCGCATCGAGCTGGGCACGGAACATTTCCGTAGTCGTATCAGCAGGCTTGGAGGTTCAAAATGA